One segment of Penaeus vannamei isolate JL-2024 chromosome 3, ASM4276789v1, whole genome shotgun sequence DNA contains the following:
- the LOC113803381 gene encoding uncharacterized protein yields MRKTPAVDGGGGAGGSGGSRGPLARSCPAGRRRHVVGQVEGDCQNGRVQNEQDGVDGVNGGFLAVLHALVELEEAGASEHEVGRDDVHEVRREAPRQLRSEAGEGKVHEAELLQGEAAGWALRGVFELFAVLLSLAEELFPQVMGGGHALGLSPLVLQRHATRRRGHAGLEFVVQLLVLHAEDETES; encoded by the exons ATGAGAAAAACACCAGCTGTTGACGGAGGCGGCGGGGCAGGTGGCTCAGGGGGAAGCCGTGGACCACTCGCCAGGTCCTGTCCCGCTGGCAGGAGACGGCACGTGGTTGGA CAGGTAGAAGGCGACTGCCAGAACGGTCGGGTGCAGAACGAGCAAGACGGAGTAGATGGCGTGAACGGTGGCTTCCTTGCCGTTCTCCATGCTCTTGTAGAGCTCGAAGAAGCTGGCGCAAGTGAGCATGAAGTAGGTCGGGATGACGTACATGAGGTGCGGCGTGAAGCTCCTCGCCAGCTTCGAAGTGAGGCGGGCGAGGGCAAGGTGCACGAGGCGGAGCTCCTCCAAGGCGAAGCAGCTGGGTGGGCACTTCGAGGCGTCTTCGAGCTCTTCGCCGTCTTGCTCTCCCTCGCCGAAGAGCTTTTCCCGCAGGTCATGGGCGGAGGTCACGCTCTTGGTCTCAGTCCCTTGGTCCTCCAGCGCCACGCTACGAGACGCCGAGGCCATGCAGGACTCGAGTTCGTGGTGCAGTTGTTGGTACTTCACGCGGAGGACGAGACAGAAAGCTGA